The following proteins come from a genomic window of Shewanella halifaxensis HAW-EB4:
- a CDS encoding AraC family transcriptional regulator: MHQACSYKPHIRVGDQSYPAYELKNLFRYLKLHFASEVVERLYTDIGIGEAELALSQFVYVWQVEYAMNYLRELSPDPETAVKVASSYRVATLDVLLPHLTQFKTLGQCLQFAISNPDLVGSFSDTLLRNHDGHLHVRWLNTNKVDTEHYSFQFQHSLCSLLAVAKELTGEAVQVSHISFAEPARAVDLLSVQSGADIRFNSEFFEWSIDHRYLSLPVTYSFEQDVAGCSIVSSHSYISEILTILRQQAPELACMESMAELQNISARTLRRKLANANTSYQKLVDQVRCQKAIDLILTSNYSIDEISELMGFSDVSHFRQSFKHWIGYPPGHFHLLNRPLTESLASK; this comes from the coding sequence ATGCATCAGGCCTGTAGCTATAAACCACATATTCGGGTAGGGGATCAGTCTTATCCTGCTTATGAATTAAAGAATCTGTTTCGCTATCTCAAGTTGCACTTTGCGAGTGAGGTTGTCGAACGACTCTATACTGACATAGGAATTGGCGAGGCGGAGCTAGCGCTCAGTCAATTTGTTTATGTGTGGCAGGTTGAATATGCAATGAACTATCTTCGTGAACTCAGTCCGGATCCAGAAACCGCCGTCAAAGTTGCATCCAGTTATAGGGTTGCCACATTAGATGTGTTGCTGCCTCATTTAACCCAATTTAAGACCTTGGGACAATGCCTACAGTTTGCAATTTCAAATCCTGACCTTGTCGGCAGTTTTTCCGATACTTTACTGCGTAATCATGATGGCCATTTACATGTGAGATGGCTAAATACCAATAAAGTCGATACCGAACACTATAGTTTCCAATTTCAGCATAGCCTTTGCTCCTTGCTGGCAGTGGCTAAAGAGTTAACGGGGGAGGCTGTCCAAGTGTCTCATATCTCTTTCGCTGAGCCAGCAAGAGCGGTTGACTTATTATCGGTACAGTCTGGAGCCGATATTAGGTTTAATAGTGAGTTCTTCGAGTGGTCGATTGATCATCGTTATCTATCGCTGCCAGTGACTTACTCTTTTGAGCAAGATGTTGCTGGCTGCAGCATTGTCAGTTCACATTCCTATATATCAGAGATTTTAACGATATTAAGGCAGCAAGCACCAGAGCTTGCTTGCATGGAATCGATGGCAGAGTTACAGAATATCAGCGCTAGAACACTAAGACGAAAATTAGCTAACGCCAATACCAGTTATCAAAAGCTGGTGGATCAGGTTCGCTGCCAAAAGGCCATTGACTTGATCTTAACCAGTAACTATTCGATAGATGAGATCTCAGAGCTAATGGGCTTTAGTGATGTTAGTCATTTCAGGCAAAGCTTTAAGCATTGGATTGGCTATCCTCCTGGCCACTTTCACCTTTTAAATCGCCCACTTACTGAGAGTCTTGCTAGCAAGTAG
- a CDS encoding class I SAM-dependent methyltransferase has translation MSLFAEYEKQQKWRSWENYLKFIPLSQSDTVVDLGCSVGDVSRVFSLRVNNVIGIDINKEFIEFCDSRRKENEAFILSDFESADYLSFGDINGIWGSFSLSYLSNPLAYLKALNSVMSDEGWIALLDVSCFISGNLARDSKYYDRVRRFELKSYRSGLYDFDFGSKMQDLLKDAGFKIVYFDNNVTDPELNFSGSAAPEIIEGWLARLKRMNKLSYFLGGEYPDFCDELLSNLGSNIHEKQGNVRFVVAKKTL, from the coding sequence TTGTCTCTTTTTGCTGAATATGAAAAACAACAGAAGTGGAGAAGCTGGGAGAATTACCTTAAGTTTATACCGTTAAGTCAAAGTGACACTGTAGTTGACCTTGGCTGCTCCGTCGGTGATGTATCTCGTGTCTTTTCGCTGCGAGTAAACAATGTTATAGGCATAGACATTAATAAGGAATTTATTGAGTTCTGTGATTCAAGAAGGAAGGAGAACGAAGCCTTTATTCTTAGTGACTTTGAGAGTGCTGATTATTTATCCTTTGGTGATATTAACGGTATTTGGGGGAGCTTTTCTTTATCTTATCTTAGTAACCCATTAGCTTACTTAAAAGCTCTAAACTCTGTGATGAGCGATGAAGGCTGGATTGCACTGCTGGATGTATCCTGCTTTATCTCAGGCAACCTTGCTAGAGATAGCAAGTATTACGATAGAGTAAGAAGGTTTGAATTAAAGTCATATAGGTCTGGTTTATATGATTTTGATTTTGGTTCAAAAATGCAAGATCTGTTGAAGGATGCTGGGTTTAAGATTGTATATTTCGATAATAATGTAACAGATCCTGAATTGAATTTTTCTGGTTCCGCGGCACCGGAAATTATCGAGGGGTGGTTAGCAAGGCTCAAGAGAATGAATAAATTAAGTTACTTTCTTGGAGGTGAGTACCCTGATTTTTGTGATGAATTATTATCTAACCTTGGTTCTAATATTCATGAGAAACAAGGGAACGTCAGATTCGTAGTCGCTAAAAAGACTCTGTAG
- a CDS encoding ISNCY-like element ISShha1 family transposase — MIIMDSRSQLIVDVIAKVTQGKISINSASQLLNKSRRTIERYLSRYRAEGIRFIVHGNKGRAPINRTPESLKKQVLHLIQTKYYDFNLQHLAELLAENEGLSIKRETLRGWAHEIKHVKRAKRRRSQVRKYRERMESPGLMLQMDGSPHRWFGDSRSCLIAIIDDATSDIHAEFYPSETTEGCMKVMKAYIEKRGLFKTLYVDRAGIFGGPKRCHFSQMQRACEELGIEIIFANSPQGKGRVERCFDTFQDRLVPELRLHNITDMHSANEYLQKVFIPIYWQQKITVKAKSKLSAFKAVPEHIDLDTICVYKEYRKVRRDHTFSYNNKMYVIDSPIRYSIVNQKLEIRSQFDGTFSVYFGHRKLHITELEEPPRGSEFGMEVQRKLDVIELAQTLGSVTKAAQVAGCSRQSIYTYQKVLEEEGVLGLKRINKPLKRNKNRIPQVTEEKIVELTLNNPYRTSLQLMTELKRDHNITVSSATIRNIWKREVMNTRELRVKRAASLNKEI, encoded by the coding sequence ATGATCATCATGGATTCTCGCTCTCAACTTATCGTTGATGTGATCGCCAAAGTCACCCAAGGTAAGATCAGCATCAACAGTGCCTCTCAGCTCCTCAATAAATCCCGTCGAACAATTGAACGTTACCTCAGTCGTTATCGGGCTGAAGGTATCCGCTTTATCGTGCATGGTAATAAAGGTCGTGCACCCATCAATAGAACGCCTGAGTCATTGAAAAAACAGGTGCTACACCTCATTCAAACCAAGTATTACGACTTCAATTTACAGCATCTTGCCGAATTGCTCGCTGAAAATGAAGGACTGAGCATTAAGCGTGAAACATTGCGAGGTTGGGCTCACGAGATTAAACATGTTAAACGAGCCAAACGTCGACGCAGTCAAGTAAGAAAGTACAGAGAGCGTATGGAATCACCTGGGCTAATGCTGCAAATGGATGGTAGCCCTCATCGTTGGTTTGGTGATAGTCGATCGTGTTTGATTGCCATTATCGATGACGCAACGAGTGATATCCATGCTGAGTTTTACCCTTCAGAAACGACGGAAGGTTGCATGAAAGTCATGAAGGCTTACATCGAGAAGCGAGGACTCTTTAAGACGCTTTACGTCGACCGAGCAGGTATTTTTGGTGGTCCCAAGCGCTGTCACTTCTCTCAGATGCAACGTGCTTGTGAGGAGTTAGGGATCGAAATCATCTTCGCCAATTCTCCACAAGGAAAAGGTCGAGTTGAACGCTGTTTTGATACGTTCCAAGACCGACTGGTTCCTGAGCTTAGGCTTCACAATATCACCGATATGCACAGTGCGAATGAGTATCTTCAGAAGGTGTTTATCCCCATATATTGGCAACAGAAAATAACCGTGAAAGCGAAAAGTAAGTTGTCAGCCTTCAAAGCCGTTCCTGAGCATATCGACTTAGATACTATCTGTGTGTACAAGGAATATCGGAAGGTACGACGAGACCATACCTTTAGTTATAACAACAAGATGTACGTTATCGACTCGCCAATTCGATATTCTATCGTCAATCAAAAGCTTGAAATTCGCAGTCAGTTTGATGGGACATTTTCGGTTTATTTTGGCCATAGAAAACTTCATATAACAGAGCTAGAAGAACCACCAAGAGGCTCTGAGTTCGGAATGGAGGTTCAGCGTAAGTTGGATGTGATCGAGCTAGCCCAAACCTTAGGTAGCGTGACCAAAGCTGCTCAAGTTGCGGGGTGCTCTCGGCAAAGTATCTATACCTATCAAAAGGTGCTGGAAGAAGAGGGTGTGCTGGGGCTTAAACGTATCAACAAGCCCTTAAAAAGAAACAAAAATCGCATTCCTCAGGTGACAGAAGAGAAAATCGTCGAGCTGACACTCAACAATCCATATCGTACTTCCCTTCAACTAATGACTGAGCTTAAAAGGGATCACAACATCACAGTAAGCAGTGCCACGATCCGAAATATCTGGAAGCGTGAGGTGATGAATACCAGAGAGCTTCGAGTTAAACGAGCTGCATCCCTAAATAAGGAAATCTAG
- the sohB gene encoding protease SohB, which translates to MEFLYEYGLFLAKAVTIVVAILAVVIVVLASSIKHKTEKGELKLTNLSDNLKLLKHDLKEELLSKKAFKAYEKQLKADEKAKEKEQKDNVEENEPKVFVVDFKGSIDASEVASLREEISAILAIADKGDEVIVNVESGGGMVHGYGLASSQLDRLRQAEIPLSICVDKVAASGGYMMACVANKIYSAPFAIVGSIGVVAQVPNFNRLLKKHDIDYEQHTAGDFKRTLTIFGENTDEGREKFQKELEETHVLFKEFIAKYRPDLDLDKVATGEHWYGQQAIELGLVDEISTSDDVIMKLANERTVIKVRYQLKKTLSDKIAHGASLSFNTIFNKFAEKNQPLK; encoded by the coding sequence TTGGAATTCTTGTACGAGTACGGTTTGTTTTTGGCCAAGGCGGTGACCATTGTGGTCGCAATTCTTGCGGTCGTGATTGTTGTGCTTGCGTCTTCTATTAAGCACAAAACTGAAAAGGGTGAGCTTAAGCTAACGAACCTAAGCGATAACCTTAAGTTATTGAAGCATGACTTGAAAGAAGAGCTGTTATCTAAGAAAGCATTTAAAGCTTACGAAAAACAGTTAAAAGCCGACGAGAAAGCTAAAGAGAAAGAGCAAAAAGATAACGTCGAAGAAAACGAACCTAAGGTTTTTGTTGTTGATTTTAAAGGCAGCATCGACGCGAGTGAAGTCGCGTCACTGCGTGAAGAGATCAGTGCAATTCTTGCTATTGCTGATAAAGGCGATGAAGTCATTGTTAATGTTGAGAGCGGCGGCGGAATGGTTCATGGCTATGGTTTAGCATCAAGCCAGCTTGACCGTTTACGACAAGCTGAGATCCCTCTGAGCATCTGTGTTGATAAAGTGGCTGCCAGTGGTGGTTATATGATGGCCTGTGTGGCGAATAAGATATATTCAGCGCCGTTTGCCATCGTAGGTTCAATTGGTGTTGTGGCTCAGGTGCCTAACTTTAATCGTTTATTGAAAAAGCACGATATTGACTATGAGCAGCACACAGCAGGTGACTTTAAACGTACCCTGACCATCTTTGGTGAAAATACCGATGAAGGCCGTGAGAAGTTTCAGAAAGAGCTAGAAGAGACTCATGTGCTGTTTAAAGAGTTCATTGCCAAGTACCGTCCCGATTTAGATCTTGATAAAGTGGCAACGGGTGAGCATTGGTATGGTCAGCAAGCTATTGAATTAGGCTTGGTTGATGAAATTTCAACCAGTGATGATGTGATTATGAAGCTGGCAAACGAACGTACCGTTATTAAGGTGCGTTATCAGCTTAAGAAGACATTATCAGATAAGATTGCCCATGGAGCATCACTGTCTTTTAATACCATTTTTAATAAGTTTGCCGAGAAGAATCAGCCGCTTAAATAA
- a CDS encoding VolA/Pla-1 family phospholipase, with the protein MKKLFLGVAITSALGLSACSEDTYDELVDKTEPLVPQSVIVFDPGNGELPKPNDILFSGTTDGTINIPKSDDPTAPSEENGDYTDPTIALGALDGWSTTAPISIEVAPAMDNDGAMLTLSKVSVEQPGAVKMFEATVGGGLSSDPECKSAPDITACKVGAELQFGVDFVTTTSGNTIAIVPLKPLKPNQSYIYATTSLIQDSAGRAIAPSATYVLLKLDIETKPLETPDQLALQAAVNSYEKGLAGAGVDTDSLSYSGLFTTQSVADVYEVSKLLIAGQPGYMPEFVQAPTDSGFTLAQALMMPELHPAYEGASKVNVWSAAIKLPVYGECSSTSCLDADGNATINGIWSAAYDSPVSVLKALESGTLSQDNYFAQAIENGIEDPIAALSDPAQLAGKLWMLDDGTAADKARHLTKFNPIPQIRNYEVVPVQMTVPNFAPAPAAGWPVTIAMHGLGGGKEMAFAYAGTYGELGVATIAIDMPLHGARSFGKGLLVPGAYTVSASSPEFGAVVGDDVLFSLGDPLAFINIGSTLTVRDNFRQATFDHLALRAAFTGYAGKLMELGAPQLFDANQFSAQGLSLGAIVGTNFATYASTGLTHPTGADLSHVYKLNAASLVAPTGGFAGTFVGSATFGPMLFENIVTTEAFMALVEEANKEHGFLPDTPEYDALVKSVYDAFLPTFAFAVQTAVDSADPINHAAMLKATGLPLHIIEVVGDGANSLPDQVLPNRVAGYPVSGTEPLIENLGLACVDSTTVGSGAVRFSKGHHSSLIDPSPVDGVTDGFEDVATVEMQTQAAFFSYSAGLPEADSPTIFLGLVTGEAAQYVVAPCAQ; encoded by the coding sequence ATGAAAAAACTCTTTTTGGGCGTAGCAATCACCTCTGCATTGGGGCTCAGCGCTTGTAGCGAAGATACTTATGATGAATTAGTGGACAAAACTGAACCACTTGTCCCCCAGTCTGTTATCGTTTTTGATCCGGGAAATGGTGAGTTACCAAAACCAAACGATATTCTCTTTAGCGGCACTACCGATGGCACCATCAATATTCCTAAAAGCGATGATCCCACTGCGCCAAGTGAAGAGAACGGTGATTACACCGATCCGACTATCGCACTCGGCGCGTTAGATGGTTGGTCGACAACGGCCCCTATCAGTATCGAAGTGGCACCTGCCATGGATAACGATGGCGCGATGCTGACATTAAGCAAAGTATCGGTTGAGCAACCAGGTGCGGTTAAGATGTTTGAAGCTACGGTAGGCGGGGGCTTATCATCGGATCCTGAGTGTAAATCGGCACCGGATATAACAGCTTGTAAGGTTGGCGCTGAGCTGCAGTTTGGTGTTGATTTTGTTACGACAACATCGGGTAATACCATTGCAATTGTTCCATTAAAGCCACTTAAACCCAATCAATCTTATATTTATGCCACTACCTCACTCATTCAAGACTCAGCAGGTCGAGCAATTGCTCCATCCGCTACATACGTACTGTTAAAACTCGATATCGAGACTAAGCCACTTGAAACACCTGATCAGCTAGCGCTGCAAGCGGCTGTGAACAGTTATGAGAAAGGCTTGGCTGGAGCAGGGGTTGATACTGACTCGCTTAGCTATTCAGGGCTTTTCACAACACAATCTGTCGCCGATGTGTACGAAGTCTCGAAACTCTTGATTGCTGGCCAACCTGGCTATATGCCAGAGTTCGTTCAAGCGCCAACAGATAGCGGATTTACTCTGGCACAAGCGTTAATGATGCCAGAGCTGCACCCCGCCTATGAAGGGGCAAGTAAGGTCAATGTTTGGAGTGCAGCAATTAAGCTACCTGTTTACGGCGAGTGTTCATCGACGAGCTGTTTAGATGCTGATGGTAATGCAACGATTAACGGTATTTGGTCAGCGGCTTATGACAGTCCTGTTTCAGTATTAAAGGCGCTTGAAAGTGGCACTCTGAGTCAAGATAACTATTTTGCCCAAGCGATTGAAAATGGTATAGAGGATCCGATTGCCGCGCTGAGTGACCCTGCTCAGTTAGCGGGTAAACTTTGGATGCTAGATGATGGCACAGCTGCCGATAAGGCAAGACACTTAACTAAGTTTAATCCAATCCCACAGATCAGAAACTATGAAGTTGTCCCCGTTCAAATGACGGTACCTAACTTTGCACCCGCTCCGGCAGCTGGTTGGCCAGTGACTATTGCTATGCATGGTTTAGGTGGCGGTAAAGAGATGGCATTTGCTTATGCGGGGACCTATGGTGAGCTTGGCGTAGCAACAATCGCTATCGATATGCCGCTACATGGCGCTCGCTCGTTTGGTAAAGGTTTACTTGTACCTGGGGCTTATACCGTTTCGGCTTCTTCACCAGAATTTGGGGCCGTTGTTGGCGACGATGTCTTATTCTCATTGGGCGATCCCTTAGCTTTTATCAATATTGGCAGTACATTAACGGTACGTGATAACTTCCGCCAAGCGACATTTGATCATCTAGCACTTCGCGCTGCGTTTACCGGCTATGCTGGAAAGCTGATGGAACTTGGTGCTCCCCAACTGTTTGATGCGAATCAATTCAGTGCTCAAGGCCTCAGTTTAGGGGCTATTGTGGGCACTAACTTTGCGACTTACGCAAGCACCGGGCTTACGCATCCAACTGGAGCGGATTTGAGTCATGTGTATAAGCTAAACGCGGCGTCATTAGTGGCACCAACCGGTGGTTTTGCTGGAACCTTTGTTGGGTCGGCGACATTTGGCCCAATGCTGTTTGAGAATATCGTTACCACAGAGGCCTTTATGGCACTGGTGGAGGAAGCGAATAAAGAACACGGTTTCTTACCCGATACGCCTGAGTATGATGCGTTAGTTAAATCGGTTTATGATGCTTTCCTACCGACATTTGCCTTTGCCGTTCAAACAGCAGTGGATAGCGCGGATCCGATTAACCATGCGGCTATGCTTAAAGCAACGGGACTTCCGCTGCATATCATTGAGGTTGTTGGTGATGGTGCGAATAGCCTCCCAGATCAAGTGCTGCCAAACCGTGTGGCAGGGTATCCTGTTTCGGGTACGGAGCCTCTGATTGAGAACCTAGGGTTAGCTTGTGTTGATAGCACTACAGTAGGCTCTGGAGCGGTTCGCTTCTCTAAGGGGCATCATAGTTCGCTTATCGATCCATCACCTGTTGATGGTGTGACTGATGGGTTTGAAGATGTTGCAACGGTAGAGATGCAAACTCAGGCAGCTTTCTTCTCATACAGTGCAGGTCTTCCAGAGGCGGATAGCCCAACGATATTCCTTGGTTTAGTGACAGGTGAGGCTGCACAATATGTAGTCGCTCCCTGTGCTCAATAG
- a CDS encoding YciK family oxidoreductase, which produces MLEYQAAKDLLKDKTILVTGAGDGIGKAAAIAFAKHGATVILLGKTVKKLEAVYDQIEQAGYPTPAIIPLDLKGATEQHYKDMADTIEEQFGQLEGLLHNASVLGVLGPFEHMTMNTVEEVMQVNVIAEIMLTKALLPVMRKSTSASLLFTSSSVGRQGRAYWGEYAISKFATEGMMQSLADEYEDTNIRVNSINPGATRTGMRANAFPAENPQTLKAPDEIMSTYLYLMGDDSKEINGQQLNAQ; this is translated from the coding sequence ATGTTGGAATATCAAGCTGCAAAAGATCTACTAAAAGACAAAACTATTTTAGTCACTGGTGCCGGAGACGGTATAGGTAAGGCTGCGGCGATCGCTTTTGCAAAACACGGTGCAACAGTCATCTTGTTAGGCAAGACAGTTAAAAAATTAGAAGCCGTATATGATCAAATTGAACAAGCGGGTTACCCCACACCAGCCATTATTCCGCTTGATCTGAAAGGTGCCACCGAACAACACTATAAAGATATGGCCGACACTATCGAAGAGCAATTTGGTCAGCTTGAAGGGCTACTACATAATGCGAGCGTCTTAGGTGTGTTAGGTCCGTTCGAGCATATGACGATGAACACAGTTGAAGAAGTGATGCAAGTAAACGTTATTGCCGAGATCATGCTCACTAAGGCCTTACTGCCCGTAATGCGTAAATCAACAAGTGCATCACTCCTGTTTACCTCTAGCAGTGTTGGCCGTCAAGGCCGCGCATATTGGGGGGAATACGCTATTTCTAAATTTGCCACCGAAGGTATGATGCAGTCACTTGCTGATGAGTATGAAGATACCAATATACGTGTTAACAGCATTAACCCCGGTGCGACTCGCACAGGTATGCGCGCAAATGCCTTCCCAGCTGAGAACCCACAGACGCTAAAAGCTCCTGATGAGATCATGTCAACTTACCTATACTTAATGGGTGACGACTCAAAAGAGATAAATGGCCAACAACTAAATGCTCAGTAA
- the rluB gene encoding 23S rRNA pseudouridine(2605) synthase RluB — MSEKLQKVLARAGHGSRREMEAWIAAGRVSVDGEIASLGDRVETDAKIRIDGRTVSIRSEEDVVCRVIAYHKPEGEICSRKDPEGRPTVFDRLPKTRDSRWVAVGRLDINTSGLLLFTSDGELANRLMHPSNEVEREYAVRTFGEVNDACIQRLRMGVTLEDGPANFDKVKAAGGEGMNKWWHVSLAEGRNREVRRLWESQEVQVSRLIRIRYGMIELPKSLPRGGWIELPIEQVNYLRKTAGMDEETRSILGTDKHSVARNKVRSAKIKRAVHKHKVASGRPKPSRQRS; from the coding sequence ATGAGTGAAAAATTGCAGAAAGTCTTGGCCCGTGCAGGCCATGGCTCCCGTCGTGAGATGGAGGCATGGATTGCTGCAGGTCGAGTTAGTGTTGACGGTGAAATTGCAAGCCTAGGCGATCGCGTTGAAACTGACGCTAAAATTCGTATCGATGGGCGTACAGTTTCTATTCGTTCTGAAGAAGATGTGGTGTGCCGAGTGATAGCGTACCATAAGCCTGAAGGTGAGATCTGTAGTCGTAAAGATCCAGAAGGTCGCCCAACGGTATTTGATCGTCTACCAAAAACTCGTGATTCACGCTGGGTTGCAGTTGGACGATTGGACATTAACACTTCAGGTCTATTATTGTTTACCTCTGACGGTGAACTAGCAAACCGCTTGATGCACCCATCAAATGAAGTTGAGCGTGAATACGCTGTACGTACTTTTGGTGAGGTTAATGACGCATGTATTCAGCGTCTGCGTATGGGCGTGACCCTAGAAGATGGCCCCGCGAACTTTGACAAAGTTAAAGCCGCTGGTGGCGAAGGCATGAACAAGTGGTGGCACGTTAGCTTAGCTGAAGGCCGTAATCGCGAAGTTCGTCGTCTATGGGAATCTCAAGAAGTTCAAGTAAGCCGTCTTATCCGTATTCGTTACGGTATGATTGAGCTGCCTAAATCTCTACCTCGTGGTGGTTGGATTGAGCTGCCAATTGAACAAGTGAACTACTTACGTAAGACTGCCGGTATGGATGAAGAAACACGTTCAATACTGGGTACCGATAAGCACAGTGTTGCTCGTAATAAAGTACGTAGCGCAAAAATTAAACGTGCCGTGCATAAACATAAAGTTGCTTCGGGTAGACCAAAGCCATCGCGTCAGCGTAGCTAA
- the scpB gene encoding SMC-Scp complex subunit ScpB, whose protein sequence is MSQINPDQLKQLIEASLFVLAKPMTIKALKETVLSNFNVSRVKIKACIDELQLDYEDRGVQLVKVAGGYRFQTLAELSPFLQPLWQEKAPKYSRATLETLAVIAYRQPVTRGDIEFVRGVAVSSHIIKSLNDRNWIKVVGHKEVPGRPALYATTTEFLAYFGLDSIVDLPHLSDAESLAALFSTEKVVTENIEESTNE, encoded by the coding sequence TTGTCTCAGATAAATCCAGATCAGCTTAAGCAGTTAATTGAAGCCAGCCTGTTTGTGTTGGCAAAGCCGATGACGATTAAAGCATTGAAAGAGACTGTACTGTCTAACTTTAATGTGTCGCGGGTAAAAATTAAGGCATGTATTGATGAGTTACAGCTCGATTATGAAGATCGAGGTGTACAATTAGTAAAAGTAGCGGGGGGATATCGATTCCAGACATTGGCTGAATTGAGTCCATTTTTGCAACCGTTATGGCAAGAAAAAGCACCGAAATATTCGCGTGCGACGTTAGAAACCTTGGCTGTCATTGCTTACCGCCAACCTGTCACCCGAGGTGACATTGAGTTTGTACGTGGGGTTGCCGTGAGCAGCCACATTATAAAAAGTTTAAACGATAGAAACTGGATTAAAGTTGTTGGACATAAAGAGGTGCCGGGAAGGCCAGCGCTTTATGCAACGACGACCGAGTTTCTAGCTTATTTCGGCTTAGACAGTATTGTGGATCTTCCACATTTGTCGGATGCCGAATCATTGGCCGCGCTTTTTTCAACTGAAAAAGTCGTGACCGAAAATATAGAAGAGTCTACTAATGAGTGA
- a CDS encoding segregation and condensation protein A produces MEGVQQKLPLAVVRGQPFKVMPKDLFIPPEALEVFLESFEGPLDLLLYLIRKQKLDVVDLPVFSITQQYLEYVNLLQGARVELAADYLVMAATLAEIKSRLLLPRPEIEQEDEEDPRAQLIRQLKAYEVIKDAQEKLDELPRMERDLFQAKAVPAANIKPELLPPEVSLTEIARAFSSVLKRIEATESHHVVREVLSTRERMAQILAKLNAETYLPFEALFDFEEGRSGVVVSFLALMELVKELLVELVQAEPFSTIHVRAY; encoded by the coding sequence ATGGAGGGCGTTCAGCAAAAATTGCCTTTAGCCGTTGTTCGCGGCCAACCGTTTAAGGTGATGCCAAAAGACCTTTTTATTCCGCCAGAGGCATTAGAGGTTTTTCTCGAGTCTTTTGAAGGGCCATTAGATCTTCTGCTTTACTTAATCCGCAAACAAAAGCTTGATGTTGTAGATTTACCGGTTTTTTCTATTACGCAGCAGTACCTTGAGTACGTTAATTTGCTGCAGGGAGCTCGTGTTGAGCTCGCGGCAGATTATCTGGTCATGGCGGCAACCTTAGCCGAGATTAAGTCTCGTCTATTGTTACCAAGACCCGAGATTGAGCAAGAAGATGAAGAAGATCCTCGGGCACAGTTGATCCGTCAGCTTAAAGCCTATGAAGTGATCAAAGACGCGCAGGAAAAGCTGGATGAATTGCCTAGAATGGAGCGAGATCTGTTTCAGGCAAAAGCGGTTCCAGCCGCCAATATTAAGCCTGAGTTACTGCCTCCAGAGGTCTCGCTTACAGAGATTGCCAGAGCATTTTCATCGGTATTAAAGCGCATTGAAGCGACAGAAAGCCATCATGTCGTGCGAGAAGTGTTATCGACTCGCGAGCGTATGGCGCAGATTTTGGCAAAGCTTAATGCTGAAACCTATCTACCGTTTGAAGCGCTATTTGATTTTGAAGAGGGGCGCAGCGGTGTGGTCGTGAGTTTCTTAGCGTTAATGGAGTTAGTCAAAGAGTTGCTGGTTGAGCTTGTACAAGCTGAGCCATTTTCAACTATACATGTTAGGGCGTACTGA
- a CDS encoding L-threonylcarbamoyladenylate synthase — translation MSQFFYVHEENPQTRLISQAVNVIKSGGVIVYPTDSGYALGCLIGDKNAMSKIARIRQIDNDHNFSLMCRDQSELATYARVDNQAYRLLKQNTPGPYTFIFMASKEVPKRLQNPKKKTIGIRVPDNVIALALLEALGEPLMSTSLILPGQEFTESDPEHIRDILEHQVDLIIHGGYLGEKPTTVIDLSDGEIEVIREGAGDVTPFL, via the coding sequence ATGAGTCAGTTTTTTTATGTGCATGAGGAAAACCCTCAAACGCGCTTAATTAGCCAAGCTGTGAACGTGATTAAAAGCGGTGGTGTGATTGTGTATCCAACCGATTCAGGTTATGCATTAGGTTGCCTAATCGGTGATAAAAACGCGATGAGCAAAATTGCGCGCATCAGACAGATTGATAACGATCATAATTTTTCGTTGATGTGCCGTGATCAATCTGAGCTAGCAACATACGCTCGCGTTGATAACCAAGCTTACCGCTTGCTTAAGCAAAATACACCGGGTCCTTACACGTTTATTTTTATGGCATCGAAAGAAGTGCCTAAACGCCTTCAAAATCCGAAAAAGAAGACAATCGGTATCCGTGTACCTGACAATGTAATAGCTCTGGCTTTGCTAGAAGCCTTAGGTGAGCCATTAATGTCGACCAGTTTGATTTTACCGGGCCAAGAGTTTACTGAATCAGATCCTGAGCATATTCGCGATATTCTAGAGCATCAAGTGGACTTGATTATTCACGGTGGCTATTTAGGCGAGAAGCCAACCACGGTAATTGACTTATCTGACGGTGAGATTGAGGTGATCCGTGAAGGCGCTGGTGACGTAACGCCATTCCTCTAA